From the Phoenix dactylifera cultivar Barhee BC4 chromosome 10, palm_55x_up_171113_PBpolish2nd_filt_p, whole genome shotgun sequence genome, one window contains:
- the LOC103703147 gene encoding transcription factor LHW-like isoform X1, whose translation MGLMLGEALKSLCVEIGWSYAVFWRAVGAQNPTHLVWEDGYCERVPPISGVEAMDLLLKEQGLIRNHNNDHASELRGQAEDRVGMLVNKIMAAQVHVVGAGMVGQAALTGNHQWIIQDILHDYGSIAEGFAEINHQFLAGIQTIAVIPVIPHGVVQLGAIQMIIENTVFVNHVRSLFAQLAHVPGALFSDITQKTLSQRSQVHSSLGMQISYRQSTDICTKSSENFPQMASEVTSTKQTITNKGMLLTGQFQPNIYPGVKSILHANSQLENRSAGAQIILSKPDENFIQQLPSVPSVEGQNQPLVMASGASFSSLRFPEEQLLLMSTVRSADNTESALYNGKIDQLKSSKCYLPNSLKDPDIAHLFGTSGSLENANDLGNFGSLPDGTTESIRVSCANSSVNGVAQVSNQRNRSNSSRGISGNSQQNQLSAMKNSLTVLTTEKQKVENNLFQASHAPPSESDANGLCHNLLVGSLPAHRVSNSNCAQEDQRSCNVACGANVTCVAHGQNLKNFEASELPHMLNEKTSFLTVEPMSGNDLFDMLGLEDKTDYACGSLDDVLLQSDDLNACKLDADISSLSTQLDVCPTFDSLNDEIFCSRVFSMADSDQLLDAVISKFNSGAKQSSDDNMSCKTSITNIHSSHHGDSPDIGWVDLSEQVQGENFGHAPMLVKPEKAASSYIKPACSLDKTEECSQRVGFHKSQIRLWVESSQNVKSDSLSASNGTKVEEIGKLNRKRPRPGESPRPRPKDRQMIQDRIKELREIVPNGAKCSIDALLERTIKHMLFLQSVSKHVDKLKEIGEPKIISKEGGPLLEDNFDGGATWAFEVGSQSMICPIMVEDLNPPRQMLVEYSLQMLCEERGFFLEIADFIRGLGLTILKGVMEARKNKVWARFAVEANRDVTRMEIFLSLVRMLEPTAGSSIAPQNVDDVNMPHTMLHQPTIPVTGLSDRRL comes from the exons ATGGGGCTGATGCTTGGAGAAGCGCTGAAGAGCCTCTGTGTCGAGATCGGGTGGTCCTACGCGGTCTTCTGGAGGGCGGTTGGTGCCCAGAACCCGAC GCATTTGGTCTGGGAGGATGGATATTGTGAACGGGTGCCGCCCATTTCGGGGGTTGAAGCTATGGATTTACTACTCAAGGAACAGGGGCTGATAAGGAATCATAACAATGATCACGCTTCTGAGCTCAGGGGACAAGCGGAGGACAGAGTGGGCATGCTGGTTAACAAGATCATGGCAGCGCAGGTCCATGTTGTAGGAGCTGG GATGGTTGGGCAAGCTGCTTTGACGGGAAATCATCAATGGATTATCCAAGACATCCTTCATGATTATGGATCCATAGCCGAG GGTTTCGCTGAGATTAACCACCAATTCCTGGCAGGCATTCAG ACAATTGCAGTTATTCCTGTGATTCCACATGGCGTTGTACAACTTGGTGCTATCCAAATG ATCATAGAAAATACTGTGTTTGTAAACCATGTGAGGAGTTTATTTGCCCAGCTAGCTCATGTGCCTGGAGCCCTTTTTTCTGATATCACTCAAAAAACTTTAAGCCAGAGGAGTCAAGTACATTCTTCACTTGGCATGCAAATCTCTTATCGCCAATCTACAGATATCTGCACTAAG TCAAGTGAGAATTTTCCGCAGATGGCTTCAGAAGTGACATCTACAAAACAGACCATCACAAACAAAGGAATGCTGCTTACTGGCCAATTTCAACCAAATATATATCCAGGAGTTAAATCCATCCTTCACGCTAATAGCCAACTGGAAAATAGATCTGCAGGAGCTCAGATTATACTCTCCAAGCCAGATGAGAATTTTATCCAGCAGCTGCCAAGTGTTCCAAGCGTGGAAGGCCAAAATCAGCCTTTAGTGATGGCTTCAGGTGCATCTTTTAGTAGCTTAAGATTTCCTGAAGAGCAGCTGCTGTTAATGTCAACTGTTCGGTCTGCTGACAATACAGAATCTGCATTATATAATGGTAAAATAGATCAGTTAAAATCCAGTAAATGTTACCTACCTAATTCTTTAAAAGATCCTGATATTGCGCACTTGTTTGGAACAAGTGGATCGTTGGAAAATGCAAATGATCTTGGAAACTTTGGTTCACTTCCAGATGGCACTACAGAAAGTATCAGAGTTTCATGTGCCAACTCATCTGTTAATGGGGTAGCTCAAGTGTCCAACCAAAGAAATCGCTCAAATAGCAGTCGTGGGATTTCAGGAAATTCCCAGCAGAACCAGCTGTCTGCCATGAAAAATTCTCTAACTGTGTTGACAACAGAAAAGCAGAAAGTGGAAAACAATTTGTTTCAAGCTTCTCATGCCCCACCTTCTGAATCTGATGCAAATGGTTTGTGTCATAATTTGCTTGTTGGATCTCTTCCAGCACACAGGGTGAGCAATTCAAATTGTGCTCAGGAAGATCAAAGATCTTGTAATGTTGCTTGTGGAGCAAATGTTACTTGTGTTGCACATGGGcagaatttgaaaaattttgaggCATCCGAGCTTCCACATATGTTAAATGAGAAAACTTCTTTCTTAACTGTGGAGCCAATGTCAGGAAATGATCTGTTCGATATGTTGGGTCTTGAGGATAAGACTGATTATGCATGTGGCAGTTTGGATGATGTTTTGTTGCAGAGTGATGATCTAAATGCTTGCAAATTGGATGCTGATATATCTAGCCTCTCGACTCAGCTGGATGTTTGTCCTACCTTCGATTCATTGAATGATGAGATTTTCTGTAGTCGTGTTTTTTCTATGGCTGACTCTGACCAACTATTGGATGCTGTGATCTCAAAGTTCAACTCTGGTGCCAAACAAAGCTCAGATGACAATATGTCTTGTAAAACTTCAATAACAAATATCCATAGTTCTCATCATGGTGATTCTCCCGACATTGGCTGGGTGGATTTGTCCGAGCAGGTGCAAGGTGAGAATTTTGGTCATGCACCCATGCTTGTGAAACCAGAGAAAGCTGCTTCAAGTTATATCAAACCTGCATGTAGTCTAGACAAAACTGAAGAGTGCTCCCAGAGAGTTGGCTTTCATAAATCCCAAATTCGCCTTTGGGTTGAAAGTAGCCAGAATGTGAAATCTGATAGTTTGTCTGCTTCAAATGGTACAAAAGTTGAGGAGATAGgtaaactgaatcggaagagaCCCAGACCAGGAGAGAGCCCTAGACCAAGGCCGAAAGATCGCCAGATGATTCAAGACCGTATTAAGGAACTTCGAGAAATCGTACCTAATGGGGCAAAG TGCAGCATTGATGCTTTATTGGAGAGGACGATAAAGCACATGCTTTTCTTGCAAAGTGTGTCAAAACACGTGGACAAGCTCAAGGAAATTGGAGAGCCTAAG ATAATTAGTAAGGAGGGCGGTCCGCTCTTGGAAGACAACTTCGATGGTGGAGCAACATGGGCATTTGAAGTCGGTTCTCAGTCCATGATCTGCCCAATCATGGTTGAAGATCTAAACCCGCCTCGTCAAATGCTAGTGGAG TATTCTCTTCAGATGCTTTGTGAGGAGCGGGGTTTCTTTCTGGAGATTGCTGACTTCATTAGAGGACTGGGATTGACCATCTTAAAGGGAGTGATGGAAGCTCGCAAGAATAAAGTTTGGGCACGTTTCGCAGTGGAG GCGAACAGGGATGTGACGAGGATGGAAATTTTCCTGTCACTTGTGCGAATGTTGGAACCAACTGCCGGGAGCAGTATAGCCCCACAAAATGTCGACGATGTCAACATGCCACATACCATGCTGCATCAACCTACTATTCCTGTAACAGGGTTGTCTGATCGCCGTCTATAA
- the LOC103703147 gene encoding transcription factor LHW-like isoform X2 — MGLMLGEALKSLCVEIGWSYAVFWRAVGAQNPTHLVWEDGYCERVPPISGVEAMDLLLKEQGLIRNHNNDHASELRGQAEDRVGMLVNKIMAAQVHVVGAGMVGQAALTGNHQWIIQDILHDYGSIAEGFAEINHQFLAGIQTIAVIPVIPHGVVQLGAIQMIIENTVFVNHVRSLFAQLAHVPGALFSDITQKTLSQRSQVHSSLGMQISYRQSTDICTKSSENFPQMASEVTSTKQTITNKGMLLTGQFQPNIYPGVKSILHANSQLENRSAGAQIILSKPDENFIQQLPSVPSVEGQNQPLVMASGASFSSLRFPEEQLLLMSTVRSADNTESALYNGKIDQLKSSKCYLPNSLKDPDIAHLFGTSGSLENANDLGNFGSLPDGTTESIRVSCANSSVNGVAQVSNQRNRSNSSRGISGNSQQNQLSAMKNSLTVLTTEKQKVENNLFQASHAPPSESDANGLCHNLLVGSLPAHRVSNSNCAQEDQRSCNVACGANVTCVAHGQNLKNFEASELPHMLNEKTSFLTVEPMSGNDLFDMLGLEDKTDYACGSLDDVLLQSDDLNACKLDADISSLSTQLDVCPTFDSLNDEIFCSRVFSMADSDQLLDAVISKFNSGAKQSSDDNMSCKTSITNIHSSHHGDSPDIGWVDLSEQVQGENFGHAPMLVKPEKAASSYIKPACSLDKTEECSQRVGFHKSQIRLWVESSQNVKSDSLSASNGTKVEEIGKLNRKRPRPGESPRPRPKDRQMIQDRIKELREIVPNGAKCSIDALLERTIKHMLFLQSVSKHVDKLKEIGEPKIISKEGGPLLEDNFDGGATWAFEVGSQSMICPIMVEDLNPPRQMLVEMLCEERGFFLEIADFIRGLGLTILKGVMEARKNKVWARFAVEANRDVTRMEIFLSLVRMLEPTAGSSIAPQNVDDVNMPHTMLHQPTIPVTGLSDRRL; from the exons ATGGGGCTGATGCTTGGAGAAGCGCTGAAGAGCCTCTGTGTCGAGATCGGGTGGTCCTACGCGGTCTTCTGGAGGGCGGTTGGTGCCCAGAACCCGAC GCATTTGGTCTGGGAGGATGGATATTGTGAACGGGTGCCGCCCATTTCGGGGGTTGAAGCTATGGATTTACTACTCAAGGAACAGGGGCTGATAAGGAATCATAACAATGATCACGCTTCTGAGCTCAGGGGACAAGCGGAGGACAGAGTGGGCATGCTGGTTAACAAGATCATGGCAGCGCAGGTCCATGTTGTAGGAGCTGG GATGGTTGGGCAAGCTGCTTTGACGGGAAATCATCAATGGATTATCCAAGACATCCTTCATGATTATGGATCCATAGCCGAG GGTTTCGCTGAGATTAACCACCAATTCCTGGCAGGCATTCAG ACAATTGCAGTTATTCCTGTGATTCCACATGGCGTTGTACAACTTGGTGCTATCCAAATG ATCATAGAAAATACTGTGTTTGTAAACCATGTGAGGAGTTTATTTGCCCAGCTAGCTCATGTGCCTGGAGCCCTTTTTTCTGATATCACTCAAAAAACTTTAAGCCAGAGGAGTCAAGTACATTCTTCACTTGGCATGCAAATCTCTTATCGCCAATCTACAGATATCTGCACTAAG TCAAGTGAGAATTTTCCGCAGATGGCTTCAGAAGTGACATCTACAAAACAGACCATCACAAACAAAGGAATGCTGCTTACTGGCCAATTTCAACCAAATATATATCCAGGAGTTAAATCCATCCTTCACGCTAATAGCCAACTGGAAAATAGATCTGCAGGAGCTCAGATTATACTCTCCAAGCCAGATGAGAATTTTATCCAGCAGCTGCCAAGTGTTCCAAGCGTGGAAGGCCAAAATCAGCCTTTAGTGATGGCTTCAGGTGCATCTTTTAGTAGCTTAAGATTTCCTGAAGAGCAGCTGCTGTTAATGTCAACTGTTCGGTCTGCTGACAATACAGAATCTGCATTATATAATGGTAAAATAGATCAGTTAAAATCCAGTAAATGTTACCTACCTAATTCTTTAAAAGATCCTGATATTGCGCACTTGTTTGGAACAAGTGGATCGTTGGAAAATGCAAATGATCTTGGAAACTTTGGTTCACTTCCAGATGGCACTACAGAAAGTATCAGAGTTTCATGTGCCAACTCATCTGTTAATGGGGTAGCTCAAGTGTCCAACCAAAGAAATCGCTCAAATAGCAGTCGTGGGATTTCAGGAAATTCCCAGCAGAACCAGCTGTCTGCCATGAAAAATTCTCTAACTGTGTTGACAACAGAAAAGCAGAAAGTGGAAAACAATTTGTTTCAAGCTTCTCATGCCCCACCTTCTGAATCTGATGCAAATGGTTTGTGTCATAATTTGCTTGTTGGATCTCTTCCAGCACACAGGGTGAGCAATTCAAATTGTGCTCAGGAAGATCAAAGATCTTGTAATGTTGCTTGTGGAGCAAATGTTACTTGTGTTGCACATGGGcagaatttgaaaaattttgaggCATCCGAGCTTCCACATATGTTAAATGAGAAAACTTCTTTCTTAACTGTGGAGCCAATGTCAGGAAATGATCTGTTCGATATGTTGGGTCTTGAGGATAAGACTGATTATGCATGTGGCAGTTTGGATGATGTTTTGTTGCAGAGTGATGATCTAAATGCTTGCAAATTGGATGCTGATATATCTAGCCTCTCGACTCAGCTGGATGTTTGTCCTACCTTCGATTCATTGAATGATGAGATTTTCTGTAGTCGTGTTTTTTCTATGGCTGACTCTGACCAACTATTGGATGCTGTGATCTCAAAGTTCAACTCTGGTGCCAAACAAAGCTCAGATGACAATATGTCTTGTAAAACTTCAATAACAAATATCCATAGTTCTCATCATGGTGATTCTCCCGACATTGGCTGGGTGGATTTGTCCGAGCAGGTGCAAGGTGAGAATTTTGGTCATGCACCCATGCTTGTGAAACCAGAGAAAGCTGCTTCAAGTTATATCAAACCTGCATGTAGTCTAGACAAAACTGAAGAGTGCTCCCAGAGAGTTGGCTTTCATAAATCCCAAATTCGCCTTTGGGTTGAAAGTAGCCAGAATGTGAAATCTGATAGTTTGTCTGCTTCAAATGGTACAAAAGTTGAGGAGATAGgtaaactgaatcggaagagaCCCAGACCAGGAGAGAGCCCTAGACCAAGGCCGAAAGATCGCCAGATGATTCAAGACCGTATTAAGGAACTTCGAGAAATCGTACCTAATGGGGCAAAG TGCAGCATTGATGCTTTATTGGAGAGGACGATAAAGCACATGCTTTTCTTGCAAAGTGTGTCAAAACACGTGGACAAGCTCAAGGAAATTGGAGAGCCTAAG ATAATTAGTAAGGAGGGCGGTCCGCTCTTGGAAGACAACTTCGATGGTGGAGCAACATGGGCATTTGAAGTCGGTTCTCAGTCCATGATCTGCCCAATCATGGTTGAAGATCTAAACCCGCCTCGTCAAATGCTAGTGGAG ATGCTTTGTGAGGAGCGGGGTTTCTTTCTGGAGATTGCTGACTTCATTAGAGGACTGGGATTGACCATCTTAAAGGGAGTGATGGAAGCTCGCAAGAATAAAGTTTGGGCACGTTTCGCAGTGGAG GCGAACAGGGATGTGACGAGGATGGAAATTTTCCTGTCACTTGTGCGAATGTTGGAACCAACTGCCGGGAGCAGTATAGCCCCACAAAATGTCGACGATGTCAACATGCCACATACCATGCTGCATCAACCTACTATTCCTGTAACAGGGTTGTCTGATCGCCGTCTATAA